A stretch of the bacterium genome encodes the following:
- a CDS encoding ferredoxin family protein, whose protein sequence is MTFVITEKCIGERYASCMQVCPVYCIYPAEYNGEVFAVIDPELCIDCGACVPECPVEAIVDDPDLAPEWARINEELAPQFKDSPMPEVRPATDPPRKGNVYNDPRKK, encoded by the coding sequence GTGACTTTCGTCATTACCGAAAAGTGTATCGGCGAACGCTACGCCTCCTGCATGCAGGTCTGTCCGGTGTATTGTATCTATCCGGCGGAGTATAACGGCGAAGTGTTTGCCGTGATTGATCCCGAACTTTGCATTGACTGCGGCGCGTGCGTGCCGGAATGTCCGGTGGAAGCGATCGTCGATGATCCGGATCTGGCGCCCGAGTGGGCGAGGATCAACGAAGAGCTCGCGCCACAGTTCAAAGACAGTCCGATGCCGGAAGTGCGGCCTGCGACCGATCCTCCTCGCAAGGGGAACGTCTACAACGATCCGAGAAAGAAGTAG
- a CDS encoding aldo/keto reductase, whose amino-acid sequence METRRLGKSGLHVSELALGTMTMGWRNDENESHRILDVAFDNGITLIDTADVYSRWVEGNPGGVSEEYIGKWLKTKSRYDVVIATKVRGRMWDGPSGEGLSRMHIIKACEDSLRRLKTDHIDLYQCHYPDEDTPVEETVEALGELVKQGKVRYLGVSNFPAWLHAKANGYAAMHGLPQFVSTQPKYNLICRRDVERELAAYCQDAEVGVIPYSPLEGGLLTGKYRPNEVGPDGARHTVNGRAQEKLTPQVIRTLEALAQVATQRGESMTQTALVWMLSKEFVTSPIVGATSVEQLMDSLGAAGKRLSLEELELLDQISEGL is encoded by the coding sequence ATGGAGACGCGTCGCTTAGGCAAATCCGGGCTGCATGTTTCCGAACTTGCGCTCGGCACGATGACGATGGGCTGGCGCAACGACGAGAACGAATCGCATCGTATTCTCGACGTTGCATTCGACAACGGCATTACTCTGATTGATACGGCGGATGTTTATTCGCGGTGGGTGGAAGGAAACCCGGGCGGAGTGTCTGAAGAGTATATCGGCAAGTGGCTGAAGACGAAGTCGCGCTACGACGTGGTGATTGCCACCAAGGTGCGCGGGCGGATGTGGGACGGGCCTTCGGGCGAAGGGTTGTCGCGCATGCACATCATCAAAGCCTGCGAAGACTCGCTGCGGCGGCTCAAAACGGATCACATCGATCTCTATCAGTGTCACTATCCCGACGAAGACACGCCGGTCGAAGAGACAGTCGAAGCGCTGGGCGAATTAGTGAAGCAGGGCAAGGTGCGTTATCTCGGAGTTTCGAATTTTCCGGCGTGGCTGCATGCGAAGGCCAACGGATACGCGGCGATGCACGGACTTCCGCAGTTTGTTTCGACTCAACCGAAATACAATTTGATATGCAGACGCGACGTCGAGAGAGAACTCGCCGCGTATTGTCAAGACGCGGAAGTCGGTGTGATTCCCTATTCGCCGCTGGAAGGCGGACTGCTGACGGGCAAGTATCGGCCGAATGAAGTGGGACCGGACGGCGCGCGGCACACGGTCAACGGGCGGGCGCAGGAGAAGCTGACTCCGCAGGTGATTCGCACGCTGGAAGCGCTGGCACAGGTGGCAACGCAACGCGGAGAATCCATGACGCAGACGGCGTTGGTGTGGATGCTTTCCAAAGAGTTCGTCACCAGTCCGATTGTCGGTGCGACGTCGGTCGAGCAGTTGATGGATTCACTTGGTGCGGCGGGCAAGAGACTCTCGCTTGAAGAGCTGGAGTTGTTGGATCAGATCAGCGAAGGATTGTAA
- a CDS encoding alpha/beta hydrolase: protein MLKHTSIGNGPPIVLLPSMLGTSESEWGPHVKTFVDMGHSVLTVDWPGHAQSDLTKSFTFRVLVEELDALFKHLKTEPALIFGYSMGGYAALHYALKNANRVVAIWMHGTKFYWSGEEAENMAAELDIEWLEENKPERLEKLRAIHGEGLDELMPWLSKMVTNLPDTGLTELELEDFKIPVLVTVGDRDELVPVAEAADLAEALPKGQLAVFADTNHPIQSARDHVLIPVLKDFLNRLD from the coding sequence ATGTTAAAACACACTTCCATCGGCAACGGCCCGCCCATCGTGCTGCTGCCCTCCATGCTCGGCACGTCAGAGTCCGAATGGGGTCCGCACGTCAAGACATTCGTCGATATGGGCCATTCGGTTTTAACCGTTGACTGGCCAGGTCACGCGCAATCCGACTTGACGAAATCGTTCACGTTCCGCGTACTGGTTGAAGAACTTGACGCGCTCTTTAAGCATTTGAAGACCGAGCCTGCTCTTATTTTCGGGTATTCGATGGGAGGCTATGCGGCGCTGCATTATGCGTTGAAGAACGCGAATCGCGTGGTGGCAATCTGGATGCACGGGACGAAGTTCTATTGGTCCGGCGAAGAAGCAGAGAACATGGCCGCAGAGCTTGACATTGAGTGGCTGGAAGAGAATAAACCCGAGCGTTTGGAGAAGCTGCGCGCGATTCACGGCGAGGGGTTGGATGAGCTGATGCCGTGGCTGTCGAAGATGGTGACGAATCTGCCTGACACCGGACTGACGGAACTTGAGCTTGAAGACTTCAAGATTCCGGTGCTGGTGACGGTCGGAGATCGCGATGAACTGGTGCCGGTTGCGGAAGCCGCAGATCTGGCGGAAGCTTTGCCGAAGGGACAGTTGGCCGTATTTGCGGACACGAATCATCCGATACAGTCCGCGCGCGATCATGTCTTGATTCCGGTGCTCAAGGATTTTCTGAACCGATTGGATTAG